In a genomic window of Helianthus annuus cultivar XRQ/B chromosome 10, HanXRQr2.0-SUNRISE, whole genome shotgun sequence:
- the LOC110885491 gene encoding alpha-1,3-arabinosyltransferase XAT3 has protein sequence MVHYQRYIQLRKGVTVATYVDEEDACVHMSGCNKKPKPKLVFFLMLCTLLSFCLILAPHLLPFPTPTLSLLYPSAGDHEAVSDSKINVCSSVSNGTICCDRSSIRSDVCVMKGDIRTHSSSFSVFLYSSKNSGAGDQQLQQEKIRPYTRKWEASTMATIDELTLIAKKPNASVDQHKCDVNHDVPAVFFSTGGYTGNVYHEFNDGLIPLYITSQKYNKKVVFVILEYHDWWITKYANILTHLSDFEPIDFSGDKRTHCFSESIVGLRIHDELTVDSSLMEGSKTIKDFRDILDKGYKPRIQGLIQEEERENTQLKNPIKLVGESKKPKLVIISRNGSRAIMNENVLVKMASKIGFSVTVLKPQRTSELAKIYRELYSSDVMVGVHGAAMTHFLFMKPGSVFIQVVPLGTTWAAETYYGEPAKKLGLRYIGYEILPRESSLYEEYESNDPVLRDPNSVNDRGWDFTKKIYLDRQKVRLNLARFRKRLVRSYIYTMKKRNGMVRSQ, from the exons ATGGTGCACTATCAAAGATACATTCAACTCAGAAAAGGGGTCACAGTAGCAACATATGTTGATGAAGAAGATGCATGTGTTCATATGAGTGGATGTAACAAGAAACCAAAGCCTAAACTTGTGTTTTTTCTTATGCTCTGCACACTTCTTTCTTTTTGCTTGATTCTTGCCCCACATCTTCTTCCTTTCCCCACACCCACTCTCTCTCTCCTTT atCCATCTGCTGGTGATCACGAAGCTGTTTCTGATTCAAAGATTAATGTTTGTTCATCTGTCTCAAATG GAACGATTTGTTGCGACAGAAGTAGCATTCGATCAGACGTGTGCGTAATGAAAGGCGATATACGAACACATTCGTCGTCGTTCTCAGTGTTTCTATACAGTTCCAAGAACTCGGGTGCCGGGGATCAACAACTCCAGCAAGAAAAGATCAGACCGTACACTCGAAAATGGGAGGCATCAACTATGGCCACCATTGATGAACTTACCCTCATTGCCAAGAAACCGAATGCTTCTGTTGATCAGCACAAATGCGATGTGAATCACGACGTTCCTGCGGTGTTCTTCTCCACCGGAGGCTACACTGGAAATGTATACCATGAGTTCAATGATGGGCTGATTCCATTATACATTACTTCTCAGAAGTACAACAAGAAAGTTGTGTTTGTGATTCTTGAATATCATGATTGGTGGATAACCAAATACGCGAATATCCTCACACATCTTTCGGATTTTGAACCGATTGATTTTAGTGGTGATAAGAGGACTCATTGTTTCTCGGAGTCCATTGTCGGATTGAGAATTCACGATGAGCTCACAGTGGATTCGTCATTGATGGAAGGTAGCAAAACGATCAAAGATTTTCGCGACATTTTGGACAAAGGGTATAAACCGCGAATCCAAGGTCTAATTCAAGAAGAGGAACGAGAAAACACGCAGTTGAAAAACCCGATCAAGCTCGTTGGAGAATCAAAGAAGCCGAAGCTCGTGATCATATCGCGAAACGGGTCGCGCGCGATAATGAACGAAAATGTATTGGTGAAAATGGCTTCGAAAATCGGGTTTTCGGTCACGGTTCTGAAGCCACAGAGGACTTCCGAACTCGCGAAGATTTACCGCGAACTTTACTCGAGTGATGTCATGGTCGGGGTTCACGGGGCCGCCATGACACATTTCTTGTTTATGAAACCGGGTTCGGTTTTTATTCAAGTTGTGCCTCTAGGTACAACTTGGGCTGCTGAGACATATTATGGCGAACCCGCGAAGAAGCTCGGGTTAAGATACATTGGGTATGAGATTCTTCCTCGAGAGAGCTCGTTGTATGAAGAATATGAAAGTAACGACCCAGTTCTAAGGGACCCAAATAGCGTAAACGATAGAGGGTGGGATTTCACGAAAAAGATTTATCTTGATCGACAAAAGGTGAGGTT